The genomic window AAACTGAATGGTATCGTAAGCAATACGCAAGGTTGAATCGTAGCTAAGTAATTTATCGACAATGTCTGTCTGAGTTAATGGACGTTTGAATAGTGAATGATAGGGACGATGTTGACTATCCAATTCAACTGAATCTTTTAGAAGTAACTTCCAATACCGTTTGAGTCGACGGTATTGCTTCTGTTCTTGTGGTGAGGAATGCCGAAAGGCATTCATTGTCTTTATCCGTAGTTGATTTAATGCTCGATTCATTTGTTGGACAATGTGAAATCGGTCAGTAACGAGTTGGGCATTTGGAAACACGGACTTGAGTAATTGATCATAGCTCGCATTCATGTCCATGACTAGGTACTTTACGTTTTCTCGGGCTTCTTTTGTGTATCGCATAAAGTGTCGGGTTAAGTGCGTCAGTCGACGGTCTTCAAGTACTTCAAGAATCTTGTTGGTTTCTCCATTAACACAAATAAAACTCATGGCCCCTTCGCAAGATTTCATTGATTGGAATTCATCAATACATAAAATCTTTGGAAGAAATCGCCAATTTGGAGAATAAGAAGCAGCTAGCTCCTCCATTAAGCGAAGAACCGTCACGTCTGAAACGAAATGTTTTTGGGCAATCTCTTTCCTAGAAACATTTTTCTTTAAATCAAGTATGATTTGGAGACAGAGTTGCTTTGATAAATGATGGTGTTCTTCAACTAACTCTGTCTGAGCGTGAAAAGTTGAGTGACACTCATGACAACGAAAGCGCGAACGTCTCAGTTCCAATAAAGTCAGACGACCATTAAATGCAGGTAATTGAGTGTGTGTCCGATGGTAACCATTTTTGATGATCTGCCCTTGATTTTTTATCCCACAGTTTTTGCAATGTGTAGGTATATACGTAAGTGTTGCTTTGATGACCTGAGCTTCAACCCCTTTTAGGTGTCTGTATTCAAGCCAATCCTCTCCAAAGGAGAGATGTTTATCTGTTAGTCCAAGCAATAATCTGGTATTCTTATCCATAGAGGAACAACCTTTCTGATGATTTGTGATTTTGGTCGATTTCATTTTATCAGTTTGTTGTTCCTTTTTGGTGTTTAAACACTTAAAAAGTGTTGGTAGATTTTCCTTAAGGATTTTCCACCAACACAATATATTATAGAACCGCTTTTACTTACTTAGATGATTGCTTGTTACTTTGCCCATTCCTGCTGCATTTGATCAAGAAGATCGATCACGTCACGGGTGAGGAAAAGAGATCGGTTCGGCTGTTTCTTTTCAATGAAGTCAGTCATTGCTTCGATTTCATAAGCAAGTGCTTGTTCACTTGAGCCGGAGATAATTGTTTCCGTTGTTCCGTCGTTAAAGTACAGTTCTGCTCGATCCGCTCGAGGATAATCATTTACAGTGATATAAGCATTTTCAAATGAAACAACGCCCACTTTTGGTGCTTTGGATTGGAAGCTAAGTGTTACCGCAGCCATTTCATTTTTTTCATTTTGCAAAATCGTAATCGATTGTTCATCCACCCCTGTAGAAAAAGGCTCCATAACAGAGGCTTTGACTGTTGGTTGCTCCGTCAAGAACCAGCGAGCAAAAGAGACTGCGTAGGTTCCGATATCTAGCAAAGCGCCTCCTGCCAAATCAGGATTAAAGAAGCGATTATTCG from Enterococcus sp. 9E7_DIV0242 includes these protein-coding regions:
- a CDS encoding ISL3 family transposase, producing the protein MDKNTRLLLGLTDKHLSFGEDWLEYRHLKGVEAQVIKATLTYIPTHCKNCGIKNQGQIIKNGYHRTHTQLPAFNGRLTLLELRRSRFRCHECHSTFHAQTELVEEHHHLSKQLCLQIILDLKKNVSRKEIAQKHFVSDVTVLRLMEELAASYSPNWRFLPKILCIDEFQSMKSCEGAMSFICVNGETNKILEVLEDRRLTHLTRHFMRYTKEARENVKYLVMDMNASYDQLLKSVFPNAQLVTDRFHIVQQMNRALNQLRIKTMNAFRHSSPQEQKQYRRLKRYWKLLLKDSVELDSQHRPYHSLFKRPLTQTDIVDKLLSYDSTLRIAYDTIQFLKYAFTHREAKRFFEELDTLDPRLPFWFKKKLRFFKKHKQGITNAFSFSFSNGITEGLNNKIKVIKRIAYGYRNFYHFRSRIYIIQGLVFSQD